CTACCGGGACGCGCAGCTGCCGGCGCGGGTGAAGCAGGGCGAGACGACGCTGGAGCTGGAGCTGGCCCGGGCCACGCTGATTCGCGGGCAGGTGTTGGACCAGTACGGCCGGCCGGCGCCCAATGTGTCCGTGCTGGTGCAGCCCACGGGTGACGCGGTGACGGCGGACGGGGAGGGCCATTTCACGGCGGCGGTGCCCACGCCGGGCCTGTACGAGCTGCATGCGCACCACTCGGAGTGGGGCGGCGGGCAGGTGAAGGCGACGGCGCCGGCCGAAGGGGTGAAGCTGGAGCTGGAGCCCCGGGCGGCGCTGGAGGTGACGGTGATGGGGGAGGGGCGCCGGCTGGAGGGCGCGGACGTGGTGCTGTGGGTGGACAACGAGAACATCTTCCGCAGCGACACCTCGTCCGGGCCGGACGGAATGGTGCCCATGCGCGGGCTGCCGGCGGGGACGTACTCGATGGTGGCCACGCACAAGGACTACCTGCCCTCGGAGCGGCAGAAGGTGGTGGTGGCGGACGGGCAGACGCAGAAGGTGACGGTGACGCTGGAGCCGGGAGCGGTGATTCGCGGCGAGGTGGTGGACGCGCGGGGCGCGCCGGTGGCGGAGGCCTCGGTGTCGGTGCTGCCGCGCATGGCAGAGCCGTCGGTGACGGATGCGCAGGGGCGCTTCGAGGTGCGCGCGCTGAAGCCCGGGCGGCCCTACCTCGTGGAGGCGCGGCACGCGAAGTACGACCAGCGCGAGCGCGTGCAGGGCTCTCCCGGGGGCGAGCCGGTGCGGGTGGTGATGGAGGAGCGCGCGACGTTCACGGGCCGGGTGGTGGCGTCCAACGGAGAGCCGGTGAAGCGCTTCCGGCTGGACGAGCACGACGTGTCGAGCCCGGACGGGCGCTTCGAGGTGGCCCTGCAGACGGCGGGAGATCGCGTCATCGTGTCGGTGGAGGCGCCGGGCTTCGAGCCCTTGATGGTGGACAAGCCGACGCAGCCGAGCGAGCTGGGAGACCTGGTGCTGGAGCGGGCGCCGTCGGTGACGGGGCTGGTGCGGGACGAGGGAGGGGGACCGGTGGCGGACGCGGTGGTGGGGTGTGATGCGTGCGAGGACTCGGTGCTGACGGGGCCGGACGGACGCTTCACGCTGCCGAGCCCGGCCTTCGTGGCGAGGTTCACGGTGTCGGCGCGCAAGGGGAGGCTGAGCGCGTCGGCGCAGGCCTCGCGCGAGGGGCAGCAGCCGGTGGAGCTGGTGCTGAAGCCGGCGACGAAGCTGTACGGGACGGTGTACAGGCCGGACGGCACGCCGGCGGCGGGCTTCCAGCTGGAGGGAGTGCACGCGGACCGGGGCGAGCCGGTGAGCATCGTGACGGGGCCGGACGGGCGGTACAGCGTGGACGTGGCGCCGGGAAACTACCGCTTCGCACTGGGAGTGGCGCGCGAGTTCTCGGGAGAGCCGGCGCTGCTGGTGCGGGTGGAGGGAGGGGAGAAGCGGTTGGACATCGGACCGGGGCCGGGTTCGGCGTCGGTGACGGTGCAGCTCACGCCCGAGCGGGGCAACGCGCTGTGGGTGATCGCCGGGGACGTGGGGGCGGTGAGCAGCCCGCCGACGGCGCTGATGAAGGTGGGCTACGGACAACTGCTCTACCAGCCGAGGGGCGAGCGAGTGACGCTCCATGGCTTCCCACCGGGGCGCTACACGCTGGTGTGGACGAACTTCCACACGGAGATGGAGGGAGGCCCGGTCATCCGCACGGTGCAACTCCCGGCCTCGGGAGACATCGTCCTCGGTCCGTGATCACAACCCGCGTGCGCCCCTCGCATGCGCCCCTCGCATGCGCCCCTCGCATGCGCCCCTCGCATGCGCCCCTCGCATGCGCCCCTCGCATGCGCCCCTCGCGTGCGCCCCCTCTCCCCTCGGGAGAGGGTCGGGGTGAGGGTATCGAGGCCCCGGGTTGGATCCGCGTCAGGCCCCCTACAAGCCGGCGGCTCGCGGCCTCAGTGAGGCGGAGCCGGGATGTTCTTCGGGAACTTGGGCAGTGCGGGGTTCATCGTGGTCCAGGGCTGGGCACTCTGCGTCCAGATGTCGAGCGTCGGCACGCACCAGCTGGGGTCATCGAGGCTGCCGACCTTGATGGCCATGAGTTGAGAGGGGATGCCGCCGCGCGCGAAGAGCGGGGTGCCACAGTCCGGGCAGAACTCCCGCTTCACCTCGTTGCCGCTGTCCGCGGTCGACGTGTGTTGCCTGGGCGTGCCGCGCAACAGCCGCAGCGAGTCCGTGGGGACGACGGCCACGGTGGTGAAGCCCGTACCGCTGGAGCGCTGGCAGTTGCGGCAGTGGCAGTTGAGGACGGCGATGGGCGCGGCGGAGCCCTCATAACGAATGGCGCCACAGTCGCAGCCTCCGGTGAAGGGAACAGGCACGGTCATACCTCCCGAGAGTGAGGAACAAACGGCATCGTAGGCGCATCTGTCGGAGAACTCCCTCTCCCTCTGGGAGAGGACGGGGTGAGGGTCTTCCCGCCTGTGCGTGCACTGTGGTTGCGAGCCTGCCCCGGCCCGCGTAATGAAACCGGTATGGTGGCTTTGGCTCTGCAGGGGCGCCGGGTGATCGTCGGAGTGGGTGGCGGCATCGCGGCGTACAAGGCGTGTGAGCTGGTGCGCGAGCTGGGGCGTGCCGGGGCGCAGGTGCGGGTGGCGATGACGGAGGCGGCGAAGCAGTTCGTCACGCCGCTCACCTTCCAGGCGCTCAGCGGGCACCCGGTGCTGACGGACTACTTCGATCCGGCGCAGGAGGGGAACTTCGGGCACCTGGACCTGGCGCGCTGGGCGGAGCTGTACGTGGTGGCGCCGGTGACGGCGGACCTGCTGGCGCGCATCCGGGCGGGGATGGGGAACGACGCGGTGACGACGTCGCTGCTGGCGTTCCGGGGGCCGGTGCTGTTGGCGCCCGCGATGAACGTGGCGATGTGGGAGAACGAGCGGACGCAGGAGAACGTGGCGGCGCTGCGCGCGGAGCCGCGCTTCCAGTTCGTGGGTCCGGGGGCGGGGATGCTCGCCTGTGGAGACGTGGGAGCGGGGCGGCTGGCGGAGGTGGGAGCCATCGTGGCGGCGGCGGCGAGCCTCTTCGCGCCAGGACCGCTGGCGGGCCGGCACGTGCTCATCACGGCGGGGCCCACGCGCGAGTACCTGGATCCGGTGCGTTTCATCTCCAACCCCTCGACGGGGAAGATGGGGCTGGCGCTGGCGGAGGCAGCGAGGGGGATGGGGGCGAAGGTGACGGTGGTGCTGGGCCCGGTGGGGGCGGTGGAGCGGAGCGGCTACGAGGTGGTGGACGTGGTGAGCGCGGAGGACATGGCGCGCGAGGTGCTGGCGAGGGTGGACGAGGTGGACTGCTTCATCGCCTCGGCGGCGGTGAGTGACTGGAAGCCGGAGACGCGCGCGGCGCAGAAGGTGAAGAAGTCGGAGGGGCCGGAGGCGCTGACGCTGGTGCGCACGCCGGACGTGCTGGCCGAGGCGTCGCGGCGGGTGTCGGGGCGGGAGAAGAGGCCGGTGCTGGTGGGCTTCGCGGCGGAGACGCAGCGGGTGGTGGAGTACGCGCGGGACAAGCTGGAGCGCAAAGGGCTGGACGCGATCGTGGCGAACGACGTGACGGCGCCGGGGGCGGGCTTCGGGGTGGACACGAACCAGGTGACGGTGCTGACGCGGGACGGGAAGCAGCGGGAGCTGTCCGGGACGAAGCGCGAGGTGGCCCGATCCATCCTCGGTCTCATCCAGGAGCTCCTCCCTCCACGACCCTGACCACCTGTCGACTCCACTCCGCCCACGCCTCCCTCTCCCCTCGGGAGAGGGTCGGGGTGAGGGTATTGGGGACCCCAATCAGTTCCCCTGGGAGCCCTATCAACCCCCAACGGATTTCCACCATGGCGCCGTACTCGACGCTGGGGTAAGCGTGCGGGCGCCCTACCCGGTAGGCGGTTGAACCGGGGCCCCCGGACCCATAAACCCAGAGTCATCGTGAGCGAAGCCCCCGAGACCTCGCAGGAGTTGAGCGAAGTGCTGGAGGATCTGCGCCGCCACCTCCTCTGGCAGGAGGAGGACGGTGGCCGGTTCCTTCAGGTAGACGCACGCCTGGCCGCCGAGCTGCGCGGAGCGGGACTCGCGCGTCTGCGTGCCCAGGCCCAGGCGGCGAAACCCGCCTCGTCCGTGGCCGCGCAGCCCGCGCCCGCCGCCCCCCAGCCGGCCCCCGCCGCGCGCCCGATGGCCCCGAGAGCCCCGGCTCCCGAGCCCGAGCGCCCGCTGGCCGCCCGAGCGCCGGAAGCCGCGCCCGTGCGGCGCGAGGCCCCCGTGGCGAGGCCCCTCGAGGCCCCCGCCCAGGCGCGCCCCGCCGCGGGCCCGTTGCCCGGGGTGGTGGAGGGCGAGCGGCCGACGCTGGATGAGATCCGCCGCGAGCTGGGTGACTGCCGCCGCTGCAAGCTGTGCGACGGGCGCAAGAACATCGTCTTCGGCTCGGGCAACCCGCGTGCGGAGCTGGTCTTCGTGGGCGAGGGCCCTGGAGCGGACGAGGACGCGCAGGGCGTGCCCTTCGTGGGCGCGGCGGGCCAGCTGCTGACGAAGATGATCGAGGCGATGGGGTACCGGCGCGACGACGTCTACATCTGCAACGTGGTGAAGTGCCGTCCGCCCAACAACCGCAACCCGGAGCCGGACGAGGTGACGGCGTGCGAGCCGTTCCTGCGCGCGCAGCTCCGGGCGGTGCAGCCCAAGGTGATCGTGGCGCTGGGCAAGTTCGCGGCGCAGACGCTGCTGCGCGACACCACGGCCATCACGAAGATGCGGGGCAACTGGCGCGAGTACGAGGGCATCAAGCTGATGCCCACCTTCCACCCGGCCTATCTGCTGCGCCAACCGGCGGAGAAGAAGAAGGCGTGGGAGGACCTGCAACAGGTGATGAAGTTCTTCGGCAAGCAACCCGGGCAGCGAGGCTGATCCGGGAGGTCCCTGGAGGGGGAACGCGATGAAGGGAGTCCTCGAGACGCAGGAGATGCACTCGCCGGCGCTGGAGTCCAATCCGCTGGGAGATCCATCGCGGCGTCAGCTGCTGGTGTACCTGCCCCCGGGCTACGCGGAGGGCACGCGGCGCTACCCGGCGGTGTACTTCCTCAACGCGTTCTCCAACAGCGGCAAGTCGTGGACGAACTTCTCCGCGTTCTCGGTGAGCGTGCCCGAGCGGCTGGACGCGCTGGTGGCGGCGGGGACGATTCCTCCCGTCATTGGCGTGTTCCCGGACGGGTGGACGTCGCTGGGCGGCAGCCAGTGGGTGAACAGCGACGCCATCGGCCGCTACCGCGACTTCCTGGCCAAGGACGTGGTGGGGTGCGTGGATCGCACGTACCGCACGCTGCCCAAGGCGGCCGCGCGCGCGGTGGTGGGGCACAGCTCGGGCGGCTACGGCGCACTGGTGATGGGGCGCTACCACCCGGAGATCTTCTCGCACCTGAGCGCGCAGTCCCCGGACGCCTACTTCGAGTACTGCTACCTGCCGGATCTCCCCAAGGCGGCCTCGGCGCTGCTCAAGGCGGGGGGGGTGGAGGCCTGGTACCAGGACTTCACGCGGCGGGCGCGCGAGACCAAGGCGCGCGGCGAGGACTTCAGCGTCATCAACGTGCTGGCCATGGCGGCGGCGTACTCGCCCAAGAAGGGCGAGCCGCTCAACCTGGAGCTGCCCTTCGATGCGCAGACGGGCCGCATGCGGCTGGACGTGTGGAACCGCTGGCTGGTGCATGACCCGGTGCGCTTCGTGCCCAAGTTCCTGGACGCGTTCCGCAAGCTGAAGACCGTCTTCATCGACTGCGGCTCGCGCGACGAGTTCAACCTGCGCTGGGGCGCGCGGATGATGGCCGAGGACCTCAAGAACGGCGGCGTCGAGGCCGTGCACGAGGAGTTCGAGGACGGCCACACGGGCGTGAACTACCGCTTCGAGCGCTCGCTGTCGGTCATCGGTTCGCGGCTCGCGATCGAGTAGGCATCCGGGCGTCTTCTCATCGCCTGAAACAGGTGGCGCGATGACGCGGGGCGTTGTCGCGCCCGTGTCACGTTGCCTCTGGCGCTCCACCGTTCCCCCGGGTACACGCTAGCCGTGTATTCGAACGGGTGGGATACGTGCCCACCCGATGCCTGGAGGAGCCATGAGCATCGACCGTTACGGATTGTCCCGTGTCGTCGGGGAGAAGGGTGTGTTGCCCCAGCGGGCGCGCAAGCTCGAACCCTCGCTGCCCTGCCGGGAGGCCGAGCTCCTCATCGACGTGGAGAGCCTCAACATCGACGCGGCCTCCTTCAAGCAGATCAAGGACGAGGTGGGCGCGGACCCGGCGCGCATCGCCGCCCGTGTGCAGGAGATCGTCCGCGAGCGCGGCAAGATGCAGAACCCGGTGACGGGCTCGGGCGGCATGCTCATCGGGCGGGTGAAGGAGATCGGCCCGAAGCACCCGGCGCGCGGCGAGCTCCAGCCGGGCGATCGCATCGCCACGCTGGTGAGCCTCAGCCTGACGCCGCTCGTCATCGACGAGGTGAAGGCCGTGCACCCGTCCATCGATCGGGTGGACATCCGCGGCCATGCCCTCCTCTTCGCCACGGGCCTCTACGCGAAGCTGCCCACGGACATGCCGGACACGCTGGCGCTGGCGGCGCTGGACGTGGCGGGCGCACCGGCCCTCGTGGCCCGGTGGCTGCGTCCGGGCATGACGGTGGCGGTGCTCGGCTCGGGCAAGAGCGGGGCGCTGTGCCTCGCGCAGGCGCGGCGCAGCCTGAAGGGCCAGGGCCGGCTGCTGGCGCTCGACATCTCCGAGCAGGCGCTCGACACCCTGAAAGGCATCGGGCTGTGCGACGTGGGCCTGAAGGTGGATGCCACCCAGGCCGTGGACACCATGGACGCGGTGTCCCGGGCCACGGACGGCGCGCTGTGTGATCTGGTGATCAATTGTGCCTCGGTGGGGAATACGGAGATGGCCTCCATCCTCAGCGCGAAGGACGGCGGCACGGTCATCCTCTTCTCCATGGCCACGAGCTTCACCGCGGCGGCGCTGGGCGCCGAGGGCGTGGGCAAGGACGTGACCATGGTGGTGGGCAGTGGCTACGTGCCGGGGCACGCGGACTTCACGCTCGAACTGCTGCGGGCCGAGCCGGCCCTGCGCCGCCTCTTCGAAACGCGTTACGTATAGTAAGGTGCCACCATGCCAGGTCCGTTCATCGATGACGCGCAGATCGCTCGTGCGCGAAAGCTGGCGGAAGACATTACCGAGCCCATCTTCGAGCTCATCCGCCGCAACACCACTGTCTCCGTCGAGCGCACCGTGCTGCGTTTCTTCGGCATCTCCGACGCGGGAGCCGGAGGTGTGCCGCTCGCCAACCTGATGGTCGACCGGCTCAAGGCCGCCGGAGTCCTCAACCGGGGCGCGGCGTACTGGTACGGCCGGGCCCTGCAGATGGGCGCGCGCAGCCCCATGGAGGCCGTGGAACGGCTGACCGCGCTGCCAGCGGAGAAGCTGGGGCCCCTCTCCCCGGAGATGGAGCAGAACCTCCGCGACGAGGTGCGTGCCGAGGCCCGCTCCGCCATGGACGACTTCAAGTCCCGCATCGCCCAGCGTGACGCGTTGCGCAAGGAGCTGGGCAGTGGCGCGGCGCCGCACAAGTACGTGATCGTCGCCACGGGCAACATCTACGACGACGTGGATCAGGCCCGCGCGGCGGCGCAGGCGGGCGCGGACATCATCGCCGTCATCCGCTCCACGGCGCAGTCGCTGCTGGACTACGTGCCCCACGGCGCCACCACCGAGGGCTACGGCGGCACGTACGCCACCCAGGAGAACTTCCGCATCATGCGCGAGGCCCTGGACGACGAGGGCCGCAAGCTCAAGCGCTACATCCAGCTGACCAACTACTCCTCGGGCCTGTGCATGGCGGAGATCGCCTTCGCCGCGGCCTACGAGCGGCTGGACATGCTGCTCAACGACGCGATGTACGGAATCCTGTTCCGCGACATCAACATGCGGCGCACGTTCATCGACCAGTACTTCAGCCGCCGCATCTGCGCCCAGGCCGGCATCATCATCAACACCGGCGAGGACAACTACATCACCACGGCGGACGCGTACGACGCGGCGCACACCGTCATCGCCAGCCAGTTCATCAACGAGAGCTTCGCCAAGCGCGCGGGCCTCAAGGACTGGCAGCTGGGCCTGGGGCACTCGTACGAGATCGACCCGTACCGGGCGGACACGCTGCTGTTGGAGCTGTCGCAGGCGATGCTGGTGCGCCGGTGCTTCCCCAACGCGCCGCTCAAGTACATGCCGCCCACCAAGCACAAGGAGACGGACATCTTCTTCAGCCACGCGTACGACGTGATGGCGGACCTGGTGGCCATCTGGACGCGGCAGGGCATCCAGCTGTTGGGGATGATGACGGAGGCCATGCACACGCCGCTCTTGGCGGACCGGTACGTGGCGCTCAAGGCGGCCAGCTACATCCACCGGGCGGCGGCGGGCATCGACGAGGAGTTCACCGTGCGCGAGGACGGGAAGATCGCCAACCGGGCGCGCGAGGTGTTCGGCAACGCGCTCAAGCTGCTGGAGGAGTGCCAGAAGGACGGCATGGTGGCGGCCATCGGGCGGGGCCACTTCGGCGACGTGAAGCGCGCGGAGACGGGGGGCAAGGGGCTGGATGGCGTGCTGGAGAAGGCGCCGGACTACTTCAACCCGTTCCAGGACATGCTGGAGGCGCCATGATGCTCGGCTCATTGCTGGTGATGGTGCTCGCGGCCGGGGAGCCGGCGGCGGAGCTGACGAAGTACGAGGTGAAGACGCTCGCCTTGCAGGTGCCCTCCGAGTGGCAGCAGTCCGAGGCGGATGGCACCCAGCGCTTCGATGACCCGACCGGGGACGCGTACCTGCTGGTGGACGTGGGCACGGTGCAGTCGGCGGGGATGAAGCCGCAGAAGTGCCTGGAGAAGATCCTCACCGCCATGGGGAGCGAGCAGGGCGGCTGGAAGCAGCTCAAGCTGGGGAAGGCTCCGGCGGCGCGCCGCGTGGACTCGGACACCACGCCGGACGGCGCGGAGTCGGTGCAGACGGTGACGTACGTGGGCTGTGACGGGAAGACCACCTGGTCGCTCGTCTTCCACATGGACGCGAAGAAGAAGGACCGCTTCGAGACGCTCGCGGAGAAGGTGGCCGGGAGCGTGGCGTACGCGAAGTCCTCGGCCAGGAAGGGGAAGTAACGGCCATGGCGACGAAGCCGACGAAGCAGATCATCCGCCCCTACGGCGACCGGCGCGATGACGGCGTGGTGCAGCTGTCGTTCACGCTGCCGGTGCCGCTGTCGGAGAAGGCCAAGGAAGCCGCGGCGGTGTTCGCGCGGAAGATGGGGTTCTCCGACGTGAAGGTGGCCGCCGCCGAGCGCGCCGCCGACACGTACACCTTCTTCATCGTGTACGCGCGCACGCAGCACTCGCTGGACTACGCGGAGATCGACGTCCCCGAAGTGGTGGTGAAGAAGATGGGGTTCGATGATCTCAACGCGCTCATCAAGGAGAAGGTGGGCCGGCGGATCGTCGTGTTCGGCGCGTGCACGGGCACGGACACGCACACGGTGGGAATCGACGCCATCCTCAACATGAAGGGGTACGCGGGCGACTATGGCCTGGAGCGCTATCCCTGGTTCGAGGCCTTCAACCTGGGCAGCCAGGTGCCCAACGAGGAGCTCATCAAGAAGGCCATGGCGCGCAACGCGGACGCCATCCTCGTGTCGCAGGTGGTGACGCAGCGGGACGTGCACAAGGACAACTCGCGCCAGTTCATCGAGGCGGCGAAGGCCGCGGGCATCCACGGCAAGACGCTGCTCTTGCTGGGTGGGCCGCGCGTGGACCTCAAGCTGGCGTTGGAGCTGGGCTTCGACGTGGGCTTTGGCCCCGGGACGAAGCCCTCGGACGTGGCCAACTACATCGTGCACCAGGTCCTCCAGAAGGAAGGCAAGGAGGAGAAGAACGTGCACTGGGAGGGGGAGCCCAAGTGAGCAACGTGAAGGCGGTCATCCGGCTGCGCATGAGCAGCCACGACGCCCACTACGGTGGGAACCTGGTGGACGGGGCGCGGATGCTGGGGTTGTTCGGCGACGTGGCCACCGAGCTGTGCATCCGCCTGGACGGGGACGAGGGCCTGTTCCGGGCCTACGACTCGGTGGAGTTCCTGGCGCCGGTGTACGCCGGGGATTTCATCGAGGCGGAGGGGGAGATCATCCAGACGGGGAACACGTCGAGGAAGATGCGCTTCGAGGCGCGCAAGGTGATCCGCCCGAGGCCGGACGTGAACGACTCGGCGGCGGACGTGTTGGCGGAGCCGGTGGTGGTGTGCCGGGCGAGCGGAACCTGCGTGGTGCCCAAGGACAAACAGCGAGGCCAGCGATGAGCAACCCCATGGTCATTACCGCGGCGATGGTGGGGGCGGAGACGACGCGCGAGCAGACGCCGTACCTGCCCATCTCCGCGGAGGAGATCGCCGAGGACGCGGCGAAGTGCAGGGAAGCGGGCGCGGCGATGGTGCACCTGCACGTGCGCACGCCGGACGGCAAGCCGTCGCAGGACACGGAGTTGTTCCGTGCGGCGATCCGGGCCATCCGCAAGCGGACGGACATCCTCATCCAGGTGTCCACGGGTGGAGCGGTGGGGATGGGCGTGGACGAGCGGTGTGGCGGGCTTCGTCTGACGGGTGAGGATCGGCCGGACATGGCCACGCTGACGACGGGGACGGTGAACTTCGGGGACGAGGTGTTCTGGAACCCGCGTCCCCTGGTCCGTGACATCGCGAGGCGGATCAAGGCGTTGGGGCTGAGGCCGGAGTTCGAGTGCTTCGACGTGGGGATGGTGGACGAGGCGAGGGCGCTGGCGAAGGAGGGGGTGGCGGAGTTGCCGGGCCACTTCGACTTCGTGCTGGGGGTGCCGGGGGCGCTGACGGCGAGGGAGGACGCGCTGGACTTCATGATCAAGTCCCTGCCGGAGGGGAGCACGTGGACGGTGGCGGGGGTGGGGAGGCACCAGTTGCCGTTCGTGGAGCTGGCGGCGGAGCGGGGCGGTAACGCGCGAGTGGGGCTCGAGGACAACATCTACGTGTCCAAGGGCGTGC
The sequence above is drawn from the Archangium gephyra genome and encodes:
- a CDS encoding uracil-DNA glycosylase is translated as MSEAPETSQELSEVLEDLRRHLLWQEEDGGRFLQVDARLAAELRGAGLARLRAQAQAAKPASSVAAQPAPAAPQPAPAARPMAPRAPAPEPERPLAARAPEAAPVRREAPVARPLEAPAQARPAAGPLPGVVEGERPTLDEIRRELGDCRRCKLCDGRKNIVFGSGNPRAELVFVGEGPGADEDAQGVPFVGAAGQLLTKMIEAMGYRRDDVYICNVVKCRPPNNRNPEPDEVTACEPFLRAQLRAVQPKVIVALGKFAAQTLLRDTTAITKMRGNWREYEGIKLMPTFHPAYLLRQPAEKKKAWEDLQQVMKFFGKQPGQRG
- a CDS encoding OAM dimerization domain-containing protein codes for the protein MATKPTKQIIRPYGDRRDDGVVQLSFTLPVPLSEKAKEAAAVFARKMGFSDVKVAAAERAADTYTFFIVYARTQHSLDYAEIDVPEVVVKKMGFDDLNALIKEKVGRRIVVFGACTGTDTHTVGIDAILNMKGYAGDYGLERYPWFEAFNLGSQVPNEELIKKAMARNADAILVSQVVTQRDVHKDNSRQFIEAAKAAGIHGKTLLLLGGPRVDLKLALELGFDVGFGPGTKPSDVANYIVHQVLQKEGKEEKNVHWEGEPK
- a CDS encoding lysine 5,6-aminomutase subunit alpha, yielding MPGPFIDDAQIARARKLAEDITEPIFELIRRNTTVSVERTVLRFFGISDAGAGGVPLANLMVDRLKAAGVLNRGAAYWYGRALQMGARSPMEAVERLTALPAEKLGPLSPEMEQNLRDEVRAEARSAMDDFKSRIAQRDALRKELGSGAAPHKYVIVATGNIYDDVDQARAAAQAGADIIAVIRSTAQSLLDYVPHGATTEGYGGTYATQENFRIMREALDDEGRKLKRYIQLTNYSSGLCMAEIAFAAAYERLDMLLNDAMYGILFRDINMRRTFIDQYFSRRICAQAGIIINTGEDNYITTADAYDAAHTVIASQFINESFAKRAGLKDWQLGLGHSYEIDPYRADTLLLELSQAMLVRRCFPNAPLKYMPPTKHKETDIFFSHAYDVMADLVAIWTRQGIQLLGMMTEAMHTPLLADRYVALKAASYIHRAAAGIDEEFTVREDGKIANRAREVFGNALKLLEECQKDGMVAAIGRGHFGDVKRAETGGKGLDGVLEKAPDYFNPFQDMLEAP
- a CDS encoding alpha/beta hydrolase yields the protein MKGVLETQEMHSPALESNPLGDPSRRQLLVYLPPGYAEGTRRYPAVYFLNAFSNSGKSWTNFSAFSVSVPERLDALVAAGTIPPVIGVFPDGWTSLGGSQWVNSDAIGRYRDFLAKDVVGCVDRTYRTLPKAAARAVVGHSSGGYGALVMGRYHPEIFSHLSAQSPDAYFEYCYLPDLPKAASALLKAGGVEAWYQDFTRRARETKARGEDFSVINVLAMAAAYSPKKGEPLNLELPFDAQTGRMRLDVWNRWLVHDPVRFVPKFLDAFRKLKTVFIDCGSRDEFNLRWGARMMAEDLKNGGVEAVHEEFEDGHTGVNYRFERSLSVIGSRLAIE
- a CDS encoding L-erythro-3,5-diaminohexanoate dehydrogenase, with the protein product MSIDRYGLSRVVGEKGVLPQRARKLEPSLPCREAELLIDVESLNIDAASFKQIKDEVGADPARIAARVQEIVRERGKMQNPVTGSGGMLIGRVKEIGPKHPARGELQPGDRIATLVSLSLTPLVIDEVKAVHPSIDRVDIRGHALLFATGLYAKLPTDMPDTLALAALDVAGAPALVARWLRPGMTVAVLGSGKSGALCLAQARRSLKGQGRLLALDISEQALDTLKGIGLCDVGLKVDATQAVDTMDAVSRATDGALCDLVINCASVGNTEMASILSAKDGGTVILFSMATSFTAAALGAEGVGKDVTMVVGSGYVPGHADFTLELLRAEPALRRLFETRYV
- a CDS encoding carboxypeptidase-like regulatory domain-containing protein, producing the protein MRKWLVIGAAAALVIVAAVLWPRTPPPPPVSAVDSSAARVLPDFEAVEVSSGEAEGLTLTGRVLDSAGRPVPGAEVFLSASAQKTLTSVRCDECGQALLACPARESGLHALAFFEQARGFLQPKAAARTDAQGRFRFERLAGVSFSVWARAAGFGAAMRERAAPGEPVDLYLPPLRSIGGQVVDGAGRGLPGARVYAVSRKVPLPSETVAGPDGAFTLSGLGEGPFYVLASADGFLPAVESLVEAGPQPVRLRLETSRTLEVRVMRQGAPVTATVRLKADHLAREARAEGGVARFEGLYPDELVVTAEAGKQGAIPRTLTLSEPLTQVTLELEDAGTLLVTVVDEAGEPVASPELVLRTARGKPIQSEKASTGALVQFGPLAVGDYVLEGKAEGYRDAQLPARVKQGETTLELELARATLIRGQVLDQYGRPAPNVSVLVQPTGDAVTADGEGHFTAAVPTPGLYELHAHHSEWGGGQVKATAPAEGVKLELEPRAALEVTVMGEGRRLEGADVVLWVDNENIFRSDTSSGPDGMVPMRGLPAGTYSMVATHKDYLPSERQKVVVADGQTQKVTVTLEPGAVIRGEVVDARGAPVAEASVSVLPRMAEPSVTDAQGRFEVRALKPGRPYLVEARHAKYDQRERVQGSPGGEPVRVVMEERATFTGRVVASNGEPVKRFRLDEHDVSSPDGRFEVALQTAGDRVIVSVEAPGFEPLMVDKPTQPSELGDLVLERAPSVTGLVRDEGGGPVADAVVGCDACEDSVLTGPDGRFTLPSPAFVARFTVSARKGRLSASAQASREGQQPVELVLKPATKLYGTVYRPDGTPAAGFQLEGVHADRGEPVSIVTGPDGRYSVDVAPGNYRFALGVAREFSGEPALLVRVEGGEKRLDIGPGPGSASVTVQLTPERGNALWVIAGDVGAVSSPPTALMKVGYGQLLYQPRGERVTLHGFPPGRYTLVWTNFHTEMEGGPVIRTVQLPASGDIVLGP
- a CDS encoding 3-keto-5-aminohexanoate cleavage protein → MSNPMVITAAMVGAETTREQTPYLPISAEEIAEDAAKCREAGAAMVHLHVRTPDGKPSQDTELFRAAIRAIRKRTDILIQVSTGGAVGMGVDERCGGLRLTGEDRPDMATLTTGTVNFGDEVFWNPRPLVRDIARRIKALGLRPEFECFDVGMVDEARALAKEGVAELPGHFDFVLGVPGALTAREDALDFMIKSLPEGSTWTVAGVGRHQLPFVELAAERGGNARVGLEDNIYVSKGVLAKGNWELVAEAAKRAKAKGRTLATPQEARKLLRLDA
- the coaBC gene encoding bifunctional phosphopantothenoylcysteine decarboxylase/phosphopantothenate--cysteine ligase CoaBC, which codes for MVALALQGRRVIVGVGGGIAAYKACELVRELGRAGAQVRVAMTEAAKQFVTPLTFQALSGHPVLTDYFDPAQEGNFGHLDLARWAELYVVAPVTADLLARIRAGMGNDAVTTSLLAFRGPVLLAPAMNVAMWENERTQENVAALRAEPRFQFVGPGAGMLACGDVGAGRLAEVGAIVAAAASLFAPGPLAGRHVLITAGPTREYLDPVRFISNPSTGKMGLALAEAARGMGAKVTVVLGPVGAVERSGYEVVDVVSAEDMAREVLARVDEVDCFIASAAVSDWKPETRAAQKVKKSEGPEALTLVRTPDVLAEASRRVSGREKRPVLVGFAAETQRVVEYARDKLERKGLDAIVANDVTAPGAGFGVDTNQVTVLTRDGKQRELSGTKREVARSILGLIQELLPPRP
- a CDS encoding hotdog fold domain-containing protein — protein: MKAVIRLRMSSHDAHYGGNLVDGARMLGLFGDVATELCIRLDGDEGLFRAYDSVEFLAPVYAGDFIEAEGEIIQTGNTSRKMRFEARKVIRPRPDVNDSAADVLAEPVVVCRASGTCVVPKDKQRGQR
- a CDS encoding GFA family protein, which codes for MTVPVPFTGGCDCGAIRYEGSAAPIAVLNCHCRNCQRSSGTGFTTVAVVPTDSLRLLRGTPRQHTSTADSGNEVKREFCPDCGTPLFARGGIPSQLMAIKVGSLDDPSWCVPTLDIWTQSAQPWTTMNPALPKFPKNIPAPPH